The Sphingopyxis sp. TUF1 genome segment CAGATTGCGCGCGATGAACCGGCTGCGACTATTGTTCAAAACCGCCCAGGCGCGGCTGTGCGCGCCGCCGGGGGTTGAGGGCTCCTGCCATTTCATCAGCTCATCCTGGCGGACGACGGTGCCGTCGCCCTCCATCCGGCCGTGGCAGGTCGATCCGGCGCACGAGGCGACGCCGGTGTAGCGCGCGGCGCTTTCGCCCTGCGATTGTGCAGGAGGGGCATAGACGAAGGCGGCGATCGCCAGCGCGCACATCGTCGCAGCAAGGACGGCAAACGCCGCGCGCGTAGGAAGATGGGCGGCAAACGCCGCCCAAGGCCGATGGCTCCGCTCCTTCCCAGCGTGCGCCGTCATCGCATTACCCCTTTTCCCCAACCCGGCGCTTTTACGCCCTGGATCGAATTACACCACCCCGAAAGCCAGCATCGCGTCGGCAACCTTCTTGAATCCGGCGATATTGGCGCCCTTCACATAATCGATATAGCCGTCGCCCTGGTCGCCATAGGTCAGGCAGCGCGTGTGGATGCCGTCCATGATGTCCTTCAGCATCTGTTGCAGCTCGCTCTCGCTCCAGGCGCGGCGTCCGCTGTTCTGGCTCATTTCCAGCCCCGACACCGCGACGCCGCCGGCGTTGGCGGCCTTGCCCGGCGCGAACATGATCTTTGCATCCTTAAAGACGTGCACACCGTCGAGGTTCGTCGGCATGTTGGCGCCCTCGCTGACCGCGATGCAGCCGTTGGCGACCAGCGTCTTTGCATCCTCGCCGAGCAATTCGTTCTGCGTCGCGCACGGCAGCGCGACGTCGCACGGCACACCCCACGGCGTTTTGCCGGCCGTGAAGCTCGCGCTTTTATACTGGTCGCAATATTCCTCGATCCGCCCGCGGCGGTGCGTCTTGTGCGCCTTCACCCAGTCGATCTTTTCCTGCGTGATGCCGTCGGGGTCGTGGATGAAGCCGCCCGAATCGGACAGCGTGAGCACCTTGCCGCCCAGCTGGACGATCTTTTCGGCGGCGTGCGTCGCGACATTGCCCGAACCGGAAATGACCGCCGTCTTGCCGCCCAGATCCTGTCCCTTTGCGGCGAGCATATTGGCAAGGAAATAGACCGCGCCATAGCCGGTCGCCTCGGTGCGGATCAGCGAGCCGCCCCATTCGAGCCCCTTGCCGGTCAGCACCCCGGTAAATTCGTTGGTGATGCGCTTGTACTGCCCGAACATGAAGCCGATCTCGCGCCCGCCGACTCCGATGTCACCCGCCGGGACGTCGATGTCAGCGCCGATGTGGCGGTAAAGCTCGGTCATGAAGCTCTGGCAAAAGCGCATGATCTCGCGCACGCTCTTGCCCTTGGGATTGAAGTTCGATCCGCCCTTGCCGCCGCCCATCGGCAGGCCGGTCAGTGCGTTCTTGAACGTCTGTTCGAACGCCAGGAATTTGAGCACGCTCTCGGTGACGCTGGGGTGAAAGCGGATGCCGCCCTTGTAAGGGCCGATCGCATTGTTGTTCTGGACACGCCAGCCGCGCTGGACGCGGATATTGCCATTGTCATCCTCCCAGCAGACGCGGAAGGATACGACCCGGTCGGGTTCTGCGATGCGGCGCAGAATCTGCTGCGCGTGATATTCTTCCTTGTCGGCGATGAAATCGAAAATGTCCTCGGACACTTCCTGCACTGCCTGGACGAACTCGGGTTGCCCCGGGTTGCGTCGTTTCACGCCTTCCATGAACGTCGCAAAATCGACGTGATCCGAAACTGCCATGCACCCCTCCCCTGTATGACTGGGAAAGCCGGTGCGACCCCTGACGACTTAATCGTTGACCGACCTTGTATGCCAAAGGCTACACCATCGCCAAACAAAGGCAATATGACGCCGCGCACAGGCCGTGTTTTTTCATGCGCTGCGCGAGAGGGGTAAAAATGAGCGAGAGCAAGGACATGGGCACCAGCGCCGCGGGCACGATGACGGGCGCTAACCGCGCGATATTGATTGCCGCATTCGTGCTGCTTGCGGCCGCGATCGGCTACGCAATCTGGCGGGATTCGGCGCCTGAGGCCGCCGATCCGGTCGTCACGGGCGCTGCCGCGCCGGGTGACCAGCTCGCCGAACTGGAAGCGCGCGTGCAGCGCGAGCCGGGCAGTGCCGACGCCTGGACCGCGCTCGGCGCCGCCAAATTCGACCTTGGCGATTTTGTCGGCGCGACCGCGGCTTATGAAAAGGCCGTGGCGATTTCGCCCGAGTCGGCGGGCCTCTGGGCGGCGCTCGGCGAAGCGCGCGTGATGGCAAGCGAGCGCGATCCGATGCCTGCTGCGGCGTCCGAGGCCTTTGACAAGGCGATCGCGCTCGACACCAAAGACCCGCGCGCGCGCTATTTCCTTGCGGTGAAAAAGGACATCGGCGGCGATCACAAGGGCGCGATCGAGGATTGGTTCGCGCTGCTCGCCGACACGCCGCAGGGTGCGCCGTGGGAAGCCGACCTGCGCCGCACGATCGAACAGGTCGGCGCGATCCACAAGATCGACGTCGCATCGCGGCTGGCGGCAACGCAGGCGCGGCCGTTGACCGCCGACGAAATGCCCGTTGCGGCGCGCGCGATTCCGGGGCCGAGCCGCGCCGATATGGAAGCCGCGTCGCAGCTTCCCAAGGGGCAGCAGGACGCGATGATTCAAAGCATGGTCGATGGGCTCGAAGCCAAGCTTCAGGCCAATCCCGCCGATGTCGATCGTTGGATCATGCTGATGCGCAGCCGCATGACGCTGGGCGAAACGTCAAAAGCCGCACAGGCGCTGAAGGACGGCATTGCTGCCAACCCCGCCGCCGCGGGCCGCCTGAAGGCGCAGGCGCAGCTGCTCGGTGTGCCGGGCGCATAGGCGGGCTTGGCGTCAAGCCGTCAAAGGCGTAGGACAGGCCCGCTGCGGGGGGCAACCATAACAAAGGGTCGCCGCGGCATAATGCCGCGAGACGCTTTCGGACGTATTGCCCGGGACAGCCGTCCATTCTGTATCGGGCCTCGTGGTTCACCCGCGTCACTGCGCGTGTGCACCTTACCCCGCCATCAGCGCCGCATTGCCGCCCGCCGCGGTGATGTCGGTCGAAATCGATTTTTCCTCCGCAAAACGGTGCAGATAATGCGGCCCGCCTGCCTTGGGGCCCGTTCCCGACAGGCCGCGCCCGCCAAAGGGCTGCGACCCGACAATCGCACCGATCTGGTTGCGGTTCACATAGACGTTCCCCACCGCCGCGCGCGCGGCAATATGCGCCGCCACGCCATCGATGCGCGTATGAATCCCCAGCGTCAGACCGTATCCTGAGGCATTGATGGCGTCGATCAGCGCGTCGAGCTCGCCACCCTTCCACGTCGCGACGTGCAGCACGGGTCCGAAAATCTCGCGCTTCAGGTCGGTCACATGGTCGAGGTGGATCAGCACCGGCGGCACGAAATGGCCGCCCACGGGCAGGCTCGTGCGCCCCGCTTCGGCGATCACGCGGCCCGCGGAGCGGGCTTCGGCGACATAGGCGGCGATAGTCGCGCGCGCCTCGTCGTCGATGATCGGGCCGACGTCGGTCGCCAGGATCGACGGATCGCCGACGTTGAGTTCGGCCATCGCACCCGCGACCATCGCGATCATGGTGTCGGCAACATCCTCCTGCACGCACAGCAGACGCAGCGCCGAACAGCGCTGCCCGGCCGACTGGAACGCGCTGGCGACAGCGTCGCGCGCGACCTGTTCGGGCAGCGCCGTCGAATCGACGATCATCGCGTTTGCGCCGCCGGTTTCGGCGATCAACGTCGCGATCGGCCCGTCGCGCCCGGCAAGGCTGCGATTGATTGCCCGCGCGACCTCGGTCGATCCGGTGAAGGCAACGCCGATGATGTCGTCATGGCTGGTCAGCGCCGCACCGACGCTCTCGCCCCGGCCGGGAAGGAAGGCCAGCACGTCGCCGGGGATTCCGGCTTCGAGCAGCAGTTCGACCGCGGCATGGGCGATCAGCGGCGTCTGCTCGGCCGGCTTGGCGAGCACGGCATTGCCCGCGGCGAGCGCCGCCGACACTTGCCCCAGGAAGATCGCGAGCGGGAAGTTCCACGGGCTGATGCACACAAACACGCCCTTGCCCTCAAGCATCAGCTCGTTGCGCTCGCCCGTCGGGCCCGGCAGCGAGATCGGATAGGTGAAATCGGCACGCGCCTGGCGCGCATAATAGCGCAGGAAATCGACCGCTTCGCGCACTTCGGCGACCGCATCGACAAGCGTCTTGCCCGCCTCGTCGATCGCGAGGCCGAGTAACAGCGCGTCACGCTCCTCGAGCAGGTCGGCGGCGCGTTCGAGCCGATCCGCCCGGAAAGCGCCGCCGGCAAGGCTCCAGTCGTCCTGCGCCTTGCGCGCCGCGGCAACGGCATCGGCGATGGCTGCGGCATCGGCCTCAATCACCTGCCCGACGATGGCGCCGGTTGCGGGGTTGCGCACGGGTTCGGCCTTACCGTTGCGGGTCACGCCGCCGACGATCGGCGCGGCGACAAGGTCGCCGCGCCGCGCCGCGCCGATCGCCGACACCAGCGCCTCGGGCACGCCGGGGTCGCCAAGGTCATAGCCGCGCGAATTGCGCCGCTCCGGATCGAACAGGGCGAGGCCGGTGGTGATATTCGTCGATGCCGCGCTCGCGACGCTGCGCGGATCGACCGCCAACTCTTCGGCGGTAACGCCAGGATCGGAAAACTGGTGCACAAAGCTGGAGTTGGCGCCATTTTCGAGCAGGCGGCGGACAAGATAGGCGAGCAGGTCGCGGTGCGTTCCCACGGGTGCGTAGACGCGCACAGGTCGCGGCGGCGGGAACAGCGCAACGAGCGCGTCATGCGCCCCCTCGCCCATGCCGTGCAGCCGTTGCAATTCATAATCGGCGCCCGCGAACAGTTCGGTGACGAACGCCAGCGTCATCGCATTATGGCTGGCAAAGGCTGGATAGATGTAGTCCTGGCAATCGCGAAGCAGCTGCGCGCAGCGCATATAATTTAGGTCGGTGTGAAGCTTTGCCGTGAACACCGGAAAATCGCCAAGGCCCAGGGTCTGGGCGCGCTTGATCTCGGTATCCCAATAGGCACCCTTGACCAGTCGCATCGATAGCTTGACCCCGCGCGTCCGCGCGCGGTTCGCGAGCCAGTCGATCACCGCCGGCGCGCGCTTCTGATAGGCCTGGATGACGATGCCGAGCCCGGTCCAGCCATCGGCGATGCCGGCGTCGATCAGCGCCGCGAACACGTCCATATGCGGTTCCAGCCGGTCGCTTTCCTCGGCGTCGATCATCAGCGGGATATTCACCGCGCGCGCCGCCTTCGCGAGCTCGATGACGCGCGGGACCAGTTCTTCGCGGACGCGCGCCGCTTGCAGATATTCGTAACGCGGGTGAAGCGCCGACAGCTTGATCGAAATGCCGTGGTTGGCATGCGGGTCGCCGGGCTTCGCATCCTTGCCGATGCGCGCGATCGCATGGGCGTAGCTCTCATAATAGCGGTCCGCATCTTCGGAGGTACGCGCCGCTTCGCCCAGCATGTCGAAGCTTGCAAGTTCGGACTTCTCCTTGTCGGCGCGCTTGACCGCGGCGTCGATCGTCTCGCCCATCACGAATTGCTGGCCGAGCAGCTTCATCGCGGCAAGCGCCGCCTGGCGGATCACCGGTTCGCCCGAGCGGCGGATCATCGATTTGAGCAGGCTCAACGGGTTCGCCTTGCTACCCATCGCATCGAGCATGAGCGTCGCCGACCCGATCGACAGGCCGCGCGCCGAAAGCGCGACGATCAGCGGGCTGTCGTCATCATCGCCCTCGGCCCAGTGGCGCCCGGCGATCTTGTCGCGGATCAGCGCGTTGGCGGTCGCATTGTCGGGAACGCGCAGCAGTGCCTCGGCCAGGCACATCAGCACGACGCCTTCCTCGGTCGAGAGGCGATAGCGGTTCATCAGCTGCGCGACGAGCGTCTCGCGCTCGCCGTCCGCTTTTGCCTTGCGGATCAGCTCGAGCCCGCGCTGCGTCACCGCGGCGACGCTCGCGGAGGAGGCGGCGAGGGCGCTGCGCAGCTCGGCGACGATGTCCGTTTCGCTGCGGCGGGCGAGGGCGCGGATGGCGGCGCGGTCAGGGTTCGGGATCATGCCGTCTGTTAGCATATCGTAGCCAGGCGATCCGACTTGTTTTATAAGGATCGATATGCAAATCGACCAAGATCGGTATCGAATATAGGTGATAATCGTGAAGAACAGCTCATCGACAGTCGAACTGGACGATTTCGACCGCAAGATCCTCGCAATCCTGGGCCGTGACGGGCGGATCACCTTCACCGAACTTGCGCTGCAAGTGGGGCTTTCCAAAACGCCGTGCCAGCAGCGCGTTAAACGCCTCGTCGACAGCGGGCTGATTATCGGCTTTCGCGCGATCGTCGATCCGGCCAAGGTCGGCCTTGATCATGTTGCCTTCACCGAGGTCAAGCTGTCCGACACGCGCGAGGAGGCATTGAAACGGTTCAACGATGCGGTGCGCGAGATTCCCGAAGTCGAAGAATGCCACATGATCGCAAGTAGCTTCGACTATCTGCTCAAGGTCCGCACCCCCGACATCCGCCGCTATCGCATCGTGCTCGGCGAAAAAATATCCAGCCTGCCGCACGTTGCCAGCACCTCAACCTTCGTCGCGATGGAAACGATATGCGAATCGGCGCGCTGAAGGATTGGCCGCCGCGCAAAGGCGGCAAAGACCGGAGCGACCGGAGCCGTAACCAAATGGTAGAGCAGAAGTGTCCCAAACTTATGTAATTGTTTAATCTCTATATGTCCGAGCAAAACGGCTCTGAAAATTTGGGAATTATTTCAAGAATTTGCGAAACTGATTGTCATAACTGAATGTCGGAAATGTTCGTTGAAAGTGCGTTTATGCGATAGTGAAGTGGCGGCTTCGGAAAACCCTGAATTTGCATACCGGACTTTAGAACTCGGCGCGCAGCTGATCGCGTCCGTTAGGGTTCGGCGAGCGCGTTCAGCACGGTCTTTGCGCGGCAGGTCAGTGTACCGCCAAACGTTACGCGAGGGCGTCGGCCTAGGAGGGTCTACCACCGCTGCGGCCGTCAGCGCAGTGCCAGGCGACCAATTGGACGCAACCGGAACGGTCAGCCGTGCGCACTCTCGTTGGCCGCGGCCCTCAGCCGCAGGTGGCGGGCCGCGAGATCCATTTCGGACCCTCTCATGATAGCTTTCTGACTATCAAAATGGCTAAGGGCGAGGCTGGAGCCAGCCTTGCCCATTGCTGGCCGCCCGTTTTCAAGGGCCGATGTCAGACGAGCAGGCATTGGCGGCTTGCTGCACCGACAGCTAGGCGTCCGTCTTCATCTCGCCCGACCGAAGCTCGATAATGATTGATGCTCGCGTTCCCGGAGTGTCGCTCGCCTCATTAACCGGCAGATACCGCAAAGCGGCTTTATGGGTGCGGGCGAGCGCTTCTACAAGGCGTGTCCCAAGTCCGGTCCCCCGGGCGATGCCATCGACCGGCATACCCGCGCCATCGTCTTCGACTGCCAGTTCGATCGTCGACGATGCCGTTCGCCGGAGCGATATGCGAACCTCGCCGGCCTCGCCGGCCGAATAGGCGTATTTGCAGGCGTTGCTGACCCATTCATTGGCGATCATGCCAAGTGCGACCGCTTTGTCGGTCGCGATCCGCAGAGGTTCGGCGGATGCCGTCACCCGACGTTCGCCCGTCCCGTTCGACCATGTCTCGGAAAGATCGGCGGCAAGGCCAGACAGATACTCGTCCATCGCGACGAACTCGACATCATCGGTCGTGTAGAGGCGCCGGTTGACCTGCGCGACTGTTGCGATGCGTTGCTGCGTCTTCTGAAGCGCCTCGCGCGCGCCGGGATCGGACAGGCTCTTCGACTGGAGTGCGACGAACGACATCACCATCTGGAGGTTGTTCGCAACGCGGTGGTTCACTTCCTTCAGAAGCGCTTCGAGACGTGCATTGCTGGCACGAAGTTCGGCTTCGGCTTCCTCACGCGCCCGGCGCAGTTGCGCCCGCTCCAAAACCTGCACGAAGCTCGAGGCGAGAAGATCGAAGAAATCCTCGCCGACCGACTTAACGACATAATCGTCGGCACCAGACTTGAGTGCCGCAACCGCTATCCGGGATTCTTCCGAACCGGTCACATAGACGACGGGAGGGCAGGGGGCGAGCGAGCGGAGCGCTTCCAGCGTCGCAAGGCCGTCTTGCCCCGGCATGTAGTGATCAACCACTATGAGATCGAACGCGGCGAGCTTCGCCATTTCGACGCCCTCCGCGCCGCTCGCCGCGACGCTCACGTCATATCCTTTGCGGCCAAGGGCGCGCGACGCAAGCCGGCGCAAGCCGTCATCGTCATCAATATAGAGAATGTGGGGCAGGGAAGGTCTCAGGCCAGGTCGGGGTCGGGGACCTGGATCACCGACAGGAAGAGGCCGAGTTGCCGAATGGCATCGGCGAAATTCTCGTAATTCACGGGCTTGGTGATGTAGACGTTGCATCCGAGATCGTAGCAGCGCTGGATCTCGACCTTGTCATCGGTCGTCGTCAGCACCACCACGGGCGTGCGGCGCAGCGGGCTGCCGTCGGCCTTGAGCTTGGCAAGAATATCGGTCCCGCTCATGTCGGGCAGATTGAGATCCAATAGCACGAGCGCCGGCCCGTTCCGTACCGGGCCATCGGCCCCATCATACAGAAACTCGAGCGCGGATGTTCCGTCGAGAAAATGGTGGATCGTGTTCGAAATTCCCGCGCGGCGGATATTCTTCTCGATCAGCCGGGCGTGCCCCTCGTCGTCCTCGACCATCACGATGTTGACGGGCTTCTGGTCAGGCATCTTCTTCTCCGCTTTGCCATACGAGGGGCAGGATCAGCCGGAAGGTGGACCCCGCACCCAATTCGGACTGGATTTCGATATTTCCGCCGAGGCGATAGGCAAGAGCACGGGCGTGCGCAAGACCGATGCCCTCGCCTTGCTGATCCTGCACGCCCGACCGGCGGAAGAGGTCGAAGACCCGTTCATGATCGCGTGGTTCGATGCCGCGACCATTGTCGATAACGGACACCCAGGCGCGCCCGAGGTCGGTGCCGCCAGTCACGCGGATTATGCCCGCGCGTCCCGGCTGGAGATATTTGAGCGCATTCTCGACTAGGTTCGAGAGAATCTGCTCGACCGCAACCCGGTCGCTCACGATCACCGGAAGATCCTCTACGGTCACTTCCGTGCCGGTCTCGGCGATACGGTGCTGCAGACTATCGACGATCCCGCCCACTACAACGCTTAGCTCGAGCCTCTCGGGTGCCAATGTGCGGCGTCCCTGGCGCGAAAGATTGAGGATTGCGTTGATCAATCGGTCCATCTTCTGCGTGGAGGTACGAATGAACCCGATCGATTCGGGCAGATCTTCTTCGATCGCGAGGCGCGTCGCGGCATCAGGGGCCTGCCAGCCCTCGGCGTCGCCCCTCTCGAGATATCCGGCGATCGCCTTGCGCGCGGTCTCGAGTTCAGCGGTAAACCCCATAACGTTGACGAGCGGCGAGCGCAGATCGTGCGACACGATATAGGCGAAACGCTGGATCTCCGCATTCGCGAGCTTGAGTTCGCCAGTGCGGGCTTCGACGAGTTCTTCAAGCCCTTCGTTGAGGCGCCGAAGTTCGGCACGCGACCGCCTGAGCTCGACAAGGTTGCGCCGGACAAGGAGTAAAGTGGCGGCTGCTACGATGATGATCAGAATGCCCGAGCCGATCAGCGACAAGGTGAACAGCTGCTGTGTCCGTTGCTGCCGCGCCTCGCGTTCGTGAAGCAAAGAAAGCTCATCGGCGAGCATCGATTCAACGATTTTTCGCGACGCCCGAACCTCGAGAACTCCCCCATCATTCGCAAAGCCGGCGATCCATGTCGCGCGATCACGGCCCTGCAACCCCAGGGTCGCACGATGGTGACGGTTATACGATGCAAGATGTCGGCGTAGCTGCGTTACCCGCGCGCGTTGTTCGGGGTTGTCGCTGACCAGCTTCTCGAGAGTGGACAATTGGCTAAGCGATTGTGCTTCGGCCTCCTCCATGATCGTCGCAAATTGGGGATTTTGTGTAAGAATAAGGCCGCGGCGCGCGGTTTCCACCCGCTCGGTCGCGCTAGCGAAAGCACCGAGATTGGCCTGGACCGCCAGCGTGTGCGCGACCAACCGCGCGTCGACCTCATTCTGACGCTGAACATAATAGGCGGTTGCAGCTGCAGCGAGCAGCGCGGCGAAGCCGATCGACAGGAGCAGGATAATGAGGCGATTGGCGCGCGTGTCGCGCCCGAGCGCCGATAATCTGGCCGATTCCACCTGACTGCCCCTCGGCCCGATCTGATTGCGGCCTCATCGATGTTCTAAAATCCGGCCATAAGCAAGCAAAGGCGTTGCGCTCCTTAACATAGGTTATAACCGCTTTGCGCAATTTGAGGGCGATGAGGGGTGAAGAGGATCACCCCGTTCAAGCAGAGCAATGTCGTCACTCAATCTGCGCTGAAATTTCAGCCAGGTGCTCATCGTCAAGATTTCCAGCGATTTCGAAGTCTCTGCGAAGATGATCGATGGAAAGTCGCTGCCGAAAATCAGGTAATCGGCTACAGCTCGATTGGGCACGTTCGATCTCGCGCTGGCTGATGGCTAGGTGGCGTCGATGCTGATCGCGCCTG includes the following:
- the gdhA gene encoding NADP-specific glutamate dehydrogenase, coding for MAVSDHVDFATFMEGVKRRNPGQPEFVQAVQEVSEDIFDFIADKEEYHAQQILRRIAEPDRVVSFRVCWEDDNGNIRVQRGWRVQNNNAIGPYKGGIRFHPSVTESVLKFLAFEQTFKNALTGLPMGGGKGGSNFNPKGKSVREIMRFCQSFMTELYRHIGADIDVPAGDIGVGGREIGFMFGQYKRITNEFTGVLTGKGLEWGGSLIRTEATGYGAVYFLANMLAAKGQDLGGKTAVISGSGNVATHAAEKIVQLGGKVLTLSDSGGFIHDPDGITQEKIDWVKAHKTHRRGRIEEYCDQYKSASFTAGKTPWGVPCDVALPCATQNELLGEDAKTLVANGCIAVSEGANMPTNLDGVHVFKDAKIMFAPGKAANAGGVAVSGLEMSQNSGRRAWSESELQQMLKDIMDGIHTRCLTYGDQGDGYIDYVKGANIAGFKKVADAMLAFGVV
- a CDS encoding tetratricopeptide repeat protein, whose translation is MSESKDMGTSAAGTMTGANRAILIAAFVLLAAAIGYAIWRDSAPEAADPVVTGAAAPGDQLAELEARVQREPGSADAWTALGAAKFDLGDFVGATAAYEKAVAISPESAGLWAALGEARVMASERDPMPAAASEAFDKAIALDTKDPRARYFLAVKKDIGGDHKGAIEDWFALLADTPQGAPWEADLRRTIEQVGAIHKIDVASRLAATQARPLTADEMPVAARAIPGPSRADMEAASQLPKGQQDAMIQSMVDGLEAKLQANPADVDRWIMLMRSRMTLGETSKAAQALKDGIAANPAAAGRLKAQAQLLGVPGA
- the putA gene encoding bifunctional proline dehydrogenase/L-glutamate gamma-semialdehyde dehydrogenase PutA codes for the protein MIPNPDRAAIRALARRSETDIVAELRSALAASSASVAAVTQRGLELIRKAKADGERETLVAQLMNRYRLSTEEGVVLMCLAEALLRVPDNATANALIRDKIAGRHWAEGDDDDSPLIVALSARGLSIGSATLMLDAMGSKANPLSLLKSMIRRSGEPVIRQAALAAMKLLGQQFVMGETIDAAVKRADKEKSELASFDMLGEAARTSEDADRYYESYAHAIARIGKDAKPGDPHANHGISIKLSALHPRYEYLQAARVREELVPRVIELAKAARAVNIPLMIDAEESDRLEPHMDVFAALIDAGIADGWTGLGIVIQAYQKRAPAVIDWLANRARTRGVKLSMRLVKGAYWDTEIKRAQTLGLGDFPVFTAKLHTDLNYMRCAQLLRDCQDYIYPAFASHNAMTLAFVTELFAGADYELQRLHGMGEGAHDALVALFPPPRPVRVYAPVGTHRDLLAYLVRRLLENGANSSFVHQFSDPGVTAEELAVDPRSVASAASTNITTGLALFDPERRNSRGYDLGDPGVPEALVSAIGAARRGDLVAAPIVGGVTRNGKAEPVRNPATGAIVGQVIEADAAAIADAVAAARKAQDDWSLAGGAFRADRLERAADLLEERDALLLGLAIDEAGKTLVDAVAEVREAVDFLRYYARQARADFTYPISLPGPTGERNELMLEGKGVFVCISPWNFPLAIFLGQVSAALAAGNAVLAKPAEQTPLIAHAAVELLLEAGIPGDVLAFLPGRGESVGAALTSHDDIIGVAFTGSTEVARAINRSLAGRDGPIATLIAETGGANAMIVDSTALPEQVARDAVASAFQSAGQRCSALRLLCVQEDVADTMIAMVAGAMAELNVGDPSILATDVGPIIDDEARATIAAYVAEARSAGRVIAEAGRTSLPVGGHFVPPVLIHLDHVTDLKREIFGPVLHVATWKGGELDALIDAINASGYGLTLGIHTRIDGVAAHIAARAAVGNVYVNRNQIGAIVGSQPFGGRGLSGTGPKAGGPHYLHRFAEEKSISTDITAAGGNAALMAG
- a CDS encoding Lrp/AsnC family transcriptional regulator, which produces MKNSSSTVELDDFDRKILAILGRDGRITFTELALQVGLSKTPCQQRVKRLVDSGLIIGFRAIVDPAKVGLDHVAFTEVKLSDTREEALKRFNDAVREIPEVEECHMIASSFDYLLKVRTPDIRRYRIVLGEKISSLPHVASTSTFVAMETICESAR
- a CDS encoding response regulator codes for the protein MRPSLPHILYIDDDDGLRRLASRALGRKGYDVSVAASGAEGVEMAKLAAFDLIVVDHYMPGQDGLATLEALRSLAPCPPVVYVTGSEESRIAVAALKSGADDYVVKSVGEDFFDLLASSFVQVLERAQLRRAREEAEAELRASNARLEALLKEVNHRVANNLQMVMSFVALQSKSLSDPGAREALQKTQQRIATVAQVNRRLYTTDDVEFVAMDEYLSGLAADLSETWSNGTGERRVTASAEPLRIATDKAVALGMIANEWVSNACKYAYSAGEAGEVRISLRRTASSTIELAVEDDGAGMPVDGIARGTGLGTRLVEALARTHKAALRYLPVNEASDTPGTRASIIIELRSGEMKTDA
- a CDS encoding response regulator, whose protein sequence is MPDQKPVNIVMVEDDEGHARLIEKNIRRAGISNTIHHFLDGTSALEFLYDGADGPVRNGPALVLLDLNLPDMSGTDILAKLKADGSPLRRTPVVVLTTTDDKVEIQRCYDLGCNVYITKPVNYENFADAIRQLGLFLSVIQVPDPDLA
- a CDS encoding sensor histidine kinase, with translation MVAHTLAVQANLGAFASATERVETARRGLILTQNPQFATIMEEAEAQSLSQLSTLEKLVSDNPEQRARVTQLRRHLASYNRHHRATLGLQGRDRATWIAGFANDGGVLEVRASRKIVESMLADELSLLHEREARQQRTQQLFTLSLIGSGILIIIVAAATLLLVRRNLVELRRSRAELRRLNEGLEELVEARTGELKLANAEIQRFAYIVSHDLRSPLVNVMGFTAELETARKAIAGYLERGDAEGWQAPDAATRLAIEEDLPESIGFIRTSTQKMDRLINAILNLSRQGRRTLAPERLELSVVVGGIVDSLQHRIAETGTEVTVEDLPVIVSDRVAVEQILSNLVENALKYLQPGRAGIIRVTGGTDLGRAWVSVIDNGRGIEPRDHERVFDLFRRSGVQDQQGEGIGLAHARALAYRLGGNIEIQSELGAGSTFRLILPLVWQSGEEDA